The proteins below come from a single Ictalurus punctatus breed USDA103 chromosome 24, Coco_2.0, whole genome shotgun sequence genomic window:
- the LOC128629032 gene encoding E3 ubiquitin-protein ligase TRIM35-like, with translation MASKFSEEEFSCPVCCEIFTDPVLLRCSHSVCKVCLQKFWENKGSRECPVCRRKSSMEDPPICLALKNLCETFLQERSQRSSSASETVCSLHSEKLKLFCLDDQQPVCWVCRDSKIHTNHKFCPIDEALTDCKEELKTALKPLQEKLKIFKDCKLHWSQTAEHIKIQAQHTEQQIKEEFEKLHQVLRDEEAARIAALREEEEQKSQMMKEKIEKLSRDISSLSDTIRGVEEEMRAEDVSFLQNYEATVRRAQCTLQHPEELSGTLIHVAKHLDNLKFRVWEKMQDAVQYTPVTLDPNTAHPKLIVSDDLTSVRVSGEKQKLPDNPERFDYRCCILGSEVFNSGTHCWDVEVGDCTVWYVGVMTESAQRKGKIFSRSGIWYVWYYGGKYGTCSTPQSPTLLSVTQNLQRIRVQLDWNRGKLSFSDPLTNTHIHTFTHTFTDKLLPFIRVTCNKSPVKILPLQCSVRVNQIS, from the exons ATGGCTTCTAAGTTTTCAGAGGAGGAGTTCTCTTGTCCTGTGTGCTGTGAAATCTTCACGGATCCTGTTCTCCTGCGCtgcagtcacagtgtgtgtaaagtgtgtttgCAGAAGTTCTGGGAGAACAAAGGATCCAGAGAATGTCCTGTTTGTAGGAGGAAGTCGTCTATGGAGGATCCTCCCATATGTCTGGCCTTAAAGAACCTGTGTGAGACTTTCTTACAGGAGAGAAGTCAGAGATCTTCATCAGCGTCTGAAACAGTCTGCAGTCTGCACAGTGAGAAACTCAAACTCTTCTGTCTGGATGATCAACAGCCGGTGTGTTGGGTGTGTCGGGATTCAAAAATACACACCAACCATAAATTCTGCCCCATTGATGAGGCATTAACAGACTGTAAG GAGGAGCTGAAAACTGCTCTGAAGCCCCtacaggagaaactgaagatcTTTAAAGACTGTAAACTGCACTGGAGTCAGACTGCAGAACATATAAAG ATTCAGGCCCAACACACAGAGCAGCAGATTAAGGAGGAGTTTGAGAAACTTCACCAGGTTCTACGAGATGAAGAGGCAGCCAGGATAGCTgcactgagagaggaagaggagcagaagagtcagatgatgaaggagaagatTGAGAAGCTGAGCAGAGACATATCATCTCTTTCAGACACAATCAGAGGCGtagaagaggagatgagagccGAAGACGTCTCGTTCTTACAA AACTACGAGGCCACAGTGAGAAG AGCTCAGTGCACACTGCAGCATCCAGAGGAGCTTTCAGGAACACTAATCCATGTGGCAAAACATCTGGACAACCTGAAGTTCAGAGTCTGGGAGAAGATGCAGGACGCGGTCCAATACA caccTGTAACTCTGGACCCCAACACTGCTCATCCTAAACTCATTGTATCTGATGATCTGACCAGTGTGAGAGTCAGTGGTGAGAAACAGAAGCTTCCTGAtaatccagagagatttgattATCGTTGCTGTATCCTGGGCTCTGAGGTCTTTAACTCAGGGACACACTGCTGGGACGTTGAAGTAGGAGACTGTACAGTGTGGTATGTGGGTGTGATGACAGAATCTGCTCAGAGGAAGGGAAAGATATTCTCCAGAAGTGGAATCTGGTATGTGTGGTATTATGGTGGTAAATATGGAACATGTTCTACACCACAGTCACCCACTCTCCTCTCAGTAACACAGAATCTCCAGAGGATCAGAGTGCAGCTGGACTggaacagaggaaagctgtcgTTCTCTGACcctctcactaacacacacatacacactttcacacacacatttactgatAAATTACTGCCATTTATAAGAGTTACTTGTAATAAATCTCCTGTAAAGATCCTCCCACTTCAGTGCTCTGTAAGAGTGAATCAGATCAGTTAG